Proteins from a genomic interval of Acinonyx jubatus isolate Ajub_Pintada_27869175 chromosome B4, VMU_Ajub_asm_v1.0, whole genome shotgun sequence:
- the DNAJB7 gene encoding LOW QUALITY PROTEIN: dnaJ homolog subfamily B member 7 (The sequence of the model RefSeq protein was modified relative to this genomic sequence to represent the inferred CDS: inserted 1 base in 1 codon) → MVDYYEVQGVQRYASPEDIKKSYRKVALKWHPDKNPENKEAERKFKEVADAYEVLSNNEKRAIYDKYGQEGLNGGSRSHFDDSFEYGFTFRKPDDVFREIFGERDPFSFHLFEDSLEDLLNSPRSSYGSSGXKIRSFFAASSEYPVFERFSSYATGYIPYGSPGHEGLNSFSSLASDNSRMGNYRSVKTSGKTVNGKNTNTQRIIENDQEREVEDDGELKSFLINDVADEEGFAEECSWRRQLFNNYSPKYFRPKHVTQHTFVDNDEQDIPWVTSNWDPSIFSAGFKDGGKRKKKKHKEVQKKSTKRNR, encoded by the exons ATGGTGGATTACTATGAAGTTCAAGGAGTGCAGAGATATGCTTCACCTGAGGACATTAAAAAGTCTTATCGTAAAGTGGCACTTAAATGGCACCCTgataaaaatccagaaaataaagaagctgagagaaaattcaaagaaGTAGCTGACGCATATGAAGTATTATCAAATAATGAAAAACGGGCCATTTATGACAAATATGGCCAGGAAGGATTAAATGGTGGAAGCAGAAGTCATTTTGATGATTCTTTTGAGTATGGCTTCACATTTCGTAAGCCAGATGATGTCTTTAGAGAAATTTTTGGTGAAAGGGatccattttcatttcatttgtttgaagACTCACTTGAGGACCTTTTAAATAGTCCAAGAAGCTCCTATGGAAGCAGTG ACAAGATAAGATCCTTCTTCGCTGCCTCCAGTGAATATCCAGTTTTTGAGAGATTTTCTTCATATGCTACAGGATATATACCATATGGTTCACCGGGCCATGAGGGCCTTAATTCATTCTCCTCGTTGGCATCTGATAATAGTAGGATGGGCAACTACAGATCTGTTAAAACTTCGGGTAAGACTGTTAAtggcaaaaatacaaatacacagaGAATTATCGAGAATGATCAAGAAAGAGAAGTTGAAGATGATGGCGAACTGAAGTCCTTCCTTATAAATGATGTGGCAGATGAAGAGGGCTTTGCAGAAGAATGCAGCTGGAGAAGACAGTTATTCAACAATTATTCACCAAAGTACTTCAGACCCAAACATGTAACTCAACATACTTTTGTGGACAATGATGAGCAAGATATACCTTGGGTCACCAGCAACTGGGATCCCTCTATTTTCTCAGCAGGATTCAAAGATGGtggtaagaggaaaaaaaagaagcataaagaGGTACAGAAGAAGTCAACCAAAAGGAATCGTTAA